In one window of bacterium DNA:
- the bshB1 gene encoding bacillithiol biosynthesis deacetylase BshB1 produces the protein MTTELDVLAIGAHPDDIEICCGGTVAKLTGLGHKVGILDLTEGELGTGGDVPTRYAESKRASEILGLSARENLKLPDGGIDGNAPLETGSQLMRLIAAIRKYKPQLILAPYWLERHPDHVAASKLITRAVFFAGLKKIGDTEAHSPKNVSYFQMRVPFEASYVVDVSAVYEKKLAAIKAYASQFKASNKTLIASDQSFVAMEARDTLSGAQIGVSKGEAFLTLHSLAIEDPVKLFTTSSTSKGLFFPRWVQL, from the coding sequence ATGACTACTGAACTTGACGTTTTAGCTATTGGGGCACATCCTGACGACATTGAAATCTGCTGCGGCGGAACAGTGGCTAAACTAACAGGACTTGGCCACAAAGTTGGTATCCTTGATCTCACCGAAGGTGAGCTTGGCACTGGTGGCGATGTGCCGACTCGCTATGCTGAGTCTAAGCGCGCCTCAGAGATCTTAGGTCTAAGCGCGCGCGAGAATCTAAAACTCCCAGATGGTGGTATTGATGGCAATGCGCCACTTGAAACTGGCTCACAATTAATGCGCCTCATTGCAGCAATCCGCAAATATAAGCCACAGTTGATTTTAGCTCCCTATTGGCTGGAAAGGCACCCTGACCATGTCGCTGCAAGCAAACTCATTACGCGCGCAGTATTTTTTGCAGGGTTGAAAAAAATTGGGGACACAGAAGCGCACTCACCAAAAAACGTAAGCTACTTTCAAATGCGCGTGCCTTTTGAGGCAAGTTACGTTGTAGACGTGAGCGCAGTTTACGAAAAAAAACTTGCGGCGATTAAAGCTTATGCAAGTCAGTTTAAAGCTTCAAACAAGACCTTGATTGCCTCAGATCAGTCATTTGTTGCAATGGAAGCTCGTGACACATTAAGCGGAGCACAAATTGGAGTTTCTAAGGGCGAGGCTTTTTTAACACTTCATTCTTTAGCAATTGAAGATCCAGTAAAGTTATTTACAACGAGCTCGACTTCTAAGGGATTATTTTTCCCGCGCTGGGTACAACTATGA